Within bacterium, the genomic segment CCCCGCCGCCACCGAGTTCTACGCCCAGAAGGCCATGCCCTCCTATTACGCCAACGCCGCCCCCGACCTACCGCGTCCCGACGAGCGCGTGCTGATCACCGTCGACGTCACGGGCGAGGCCATGTTCGGCGCGCGCATCATCGGCACCAACCTGCTGGGCGTCCTCGCCGCGCGTCCCGAGTTGCAGGTGTTCGACACCGACACAGCGGACATCCCCGAGGACCAGCAGTTCCTCGTCTGCAAGGTCTACGACGACGCGGACGTCCTGATCTCCGTCGGCACCGACGCCCACGGCGTGTCCACGACCACGGTGAAGGTGAACGAGGGCGCCCGCCAGCGGGACGAGGTCCTGTTGACCCGGTCGGTCGCGGGCGCGAACGTGCCGGTCGTGCTGGTCTCGGAGGAGACGCGCGCCGCGGTCTATGCAAACCGCGACCCGAACGTGGCGACCCTCGCCCCGGGTCGCTGGGTACGCCTGGTCAACGCGGAGATGTTGACCGGTCTGCTCAACCCGGTCTTCGTGGTGGTGCTGACGCCGCTGGTGGTCGCCTTCTTCGGCTGGCGGGTCGCGCGCAAGCGCGCCATCAGCACCGCGCGGAAGATCTTCCTGGGCATGGTGATCACGACCGTGGCCCTGCTGATCATGGCCCTGGGCGCCAGTCTGGGCCAGGACGGGGCGGCCAAGACAGCGATGATCTGGATGGTGATCTACTACCTCGTGATCACCGTCGGCGAGCTGTGCCTGTCGCCGATGGGCCTGTCCCTGGTCACCAAGCTGTCGCCCAAGCGTCTGGTCGGCCTGATGATGGGCGGCTGGTTCCTGGCCACCTCGGTCGGCAACAAGCTGTCGGGGTTCATCAGCGGCCTGGAGCCCGGCACGCAGGTGTTCGTCATCCTGGCGGTGGCCATCCTGGGCGTGGCGGCCTTCATCTTCGCGATGCTGCCGCGGCTGGACGCGGCCATCAGGAAATACGGCGCGTAACGGCGCATCCTCGACACGACGAGAGGGACTGCCCCGCGGCCGTTCCTCTCTGCTTGTCGGCCGGCTAGGCCTCGGCTTCCATCTCCGCCTGCTGCAGGAAGGTGAAACGCGCCGTGCGCGGTTGCACCAGCCGCTCGAAATCGGCGTAGGACATCCGCAGCAGCTCGGTGTGGGTGCCGGCGGGAAAGGCGATGCGCTGCGCGTCGGACATGGAGCCCGACACGTAGACGTCCAGATCGTAGACGTTGCCGAAAGGCGGCATGGCGCCCAGATCGCAGTCGGGGAACATCTCGTGGAAATCCGGCTCGGTGGCCAGGCTGATCGTTTCCGCGCGGGCGGCCTGCTGCAGCAGGGTGAAATTCACCTTCTCCGGCGCCGGCAGCACGGCCATGGCCATCCTGCCATCGAGCTTGATCATCACCGTCTTGGCGAACTCGCGGCCGGGGATGCGCGCGCGGTCGGCCGTCTCCTGGGCCGAGTAGGCCTGCGGGTGGTTGATCCTTTCGTAGCGGATCCCGTGCTCGTCCAGGTATTCCAGCAGTTTCTCGCATGCCATGTCGGAGCCTCCTCGGCGAAGGACCACGATGGCGTGCCTGCGGTGTGGATCGGAATGAATGCTCGGCGCAGGTCGCGGGGAGGGTGCTGCCGCTGATGGACCGCGCGGCGGCGGCCCCCGCCCGCTCACGCGTGTGACGCCGACATCATAGCACATCCGGACCTGGAAATGTCGCTCAGAAGTAGTAGTGGATACCGGCCTGCGGGAAGATCATCAGGCTGTTCTCGTCGTCGCCACGGCTGGTGAAGACTGCCTCCACCTGCACGGCCGTGCGCTCGCCGAAGAGGCGCTCCAGCCCCACGCCGAAACCCGTGTTGATATGATCCCTGGTGCGGTCCTTTTCCCTGTGGTAGAAGTGGGCCAGCCCGGCGCTCAGGTACAGCTTGTCCCGGCCGCTCTGGCGCAGGATGTAGTGCAGCGAGAAGCCGACGTTGTGGCGGTTGTCGTCCCTGTTGTTCCAGATGCCGCCCGCAGCCTGGCCGTACAGCCACCACTTGATGGGAAACTTGTACGAGAGCCCGAACCCCCCGGACAATCCCGTGTGCATACCGATGGCCTCGTAGAGGGGATCGTCGACCCGGTTCCAGTCCCGCACCTGCGCCGTGGCCGACGATGCGGCGGCCAGCAGCAGCAGAACGATCAGGAACGGACGGGGATGGATCAGCCTGTGAGACGACATGACGGGGGACCTCCGTGTTCCACGCTAACCGGATCAGCCGGTCCGCAGCGCCACTCATACGCAGCCGGGCGTCCGCGGTTCCACGCTGTCCAAGGTAACACCTGCATGCCTTGCGGTGTAGCCAGGAAATGCAACAACGGGAACGGGGCCGGATCGGAATGAACCGACCCGGCCCCGCCGCGCTACCCGGGAATCCTCCCGGAAACGGTGTCACGAGCAGCCGGAGGTGGCCGCGCAGACCATGCAGGTATAGCAGTTGCCGCTGCGTACCATCATCGATCCGCACTCCGGACAGGGCGGCGCGTCGGCCTGGGCCCGGAACACCTGCTTCTCGTTGTTCTCCATGGTGATCCGGCCGCTCGAATCGGGAGTCACGGGCGTATCCTCGTGCAACCCGGTGTCCAGCTCGGGCCTGTGCTGCTCGGCGACCTTGCTCTTGCCGAACTTGAGCTTCATCCAGCGGAAGATGTAGTCCATGATCGACTTGGCTACCGGGATCTCGGGGTTCGTGGTGAAACCGCTCGGCTCGAACAGCGCATGACTGAACTTGGACGTCAGCACCTCCAGCGGCACGCCGTACTGCAGCATGATCGAACAGGCCGTGGCGAAGCTGTCCATCAGGCCCGAGACGACCGAGCCCTCCTTGGCCATGGCGATGAACATCTCGCCGGGCTGGCCGTTGGGATAGAGCCCGATGGTCAGATAGCCCTCGTGGCCCGCGATGCTGAACTTGTGGGTGATGGCGGCGCGTTCGTCGGGCAGACGCACGCGCTGGGGCGAGGGCGGCGATTGCCTGTCCTCCGCGGGCTTCCGCGCCTGCTTGGCGCCGTCCCTGCTGGTGTTCATGGGCTGGGTGCGCTTCGAGCCGTCGCGATAGACGGCGATGGCCTTCAGACCGAGCTGCCACGCCTCGATGTAAGCCTCGGCGATCTCCTGCGGAGTCGTCTCGTTGGACATGTTCACGGTCTTGCTGATGGCACCCGACAGGAACGGTTGGACGGCGGCCATCATGCGGATATGTCCCATGTGGTCGATGCTGCGCCTGCCTCCGATGGGCTTGAAGGCGCAGTCGAAGACAGCCTCGTGATCCTCCTTGAGACCGGGCGCGCCCTCGATGGTCTCGTGCTCCTCCAGATGAGCCAGGATCCGTCTGCGCTCCTCCTCGGTGTAGCCGAGGCGCGTCAGGGCCTCGGGCACCGTGTTGTTGACGATCTTCAGCATGCCGCCGCCGACCAGGTTCTTGTACTTGATCAACGCCATGTCCGGCTCGATGCCGGTGGTGTCGCAGTCCATCATGAAGCCGATGGTGCCCGTGGGCGCCAGCACCGTGACCTGCGCGTTGCGGTAGCCGTAGTCGTACCCGACGGTGTAGGCGTCGCTCCAGACCGCCTTGACGGCGTCCAGCAGCTCCTCGGGCACGCGATGGGCGTTGATCCCGTTGATGTGCGAACGGTGCTTCTGGATGACCTGCAGCATGGCGTCTCGATTGGGCTTGTAGCCCGCGAAGGGGCGGAAGTGCTCCGCCATGCGCGCCGAACTCAGGTAGGCCTGCCCGCACATCAGGGCCGTGACCGCCGCGGCGTAGTTGCGGCCCGCGTCGCTGTCGTAGGGCAGCCCGCGCGACATGAGCAGGGCGCCCAGGTTGGCATAGCCCAGACCCAGCGGCCGGTAGTGGCGGGAGTTCTCGGCGATGGCCTCGCGCGGGTAGCTGCTGTTGTCGACGACGATCTCCATGGCCGTCAGCATCACGTCAACGGCGTGGCGAAAGGCCTCGATGTCGAATTCGCCGTCCTCGCGGCGGAACTTCATGAGATTGAGCGAGGCCAGGTTGCAGGCCGAGTCGTTGAGGAACATGTACTCGGAACAGGGATTGGACCCGTGGATGCGGTCCGTCGCCGGACAGGCGTGCCAGTCGTTGATCGTTGTGTCGTACTGGAGGCCCGGATCGCCGCAGACGTGTGCGCCCTCGGCCATCATGTCCAGCAGCTCGCGCGCGCGGTAGGTGTCCATGGGCGTGCCGTCGGTCACCGCGCGGGTGGTCCAGGTGCCGTCGGCCACGACCGCCTCCATGAACTCGTCGGTGACGCGCACCGAGTTGTTGGAGTTCTGGAAGAAGACCGAGCCGTAGGCCTCGCCGTTGAAGGAGCCGTCGTAGCCGGCGTCGATCAGGGCCCAGGCCTTGCGTTCCTCTCTCACCTTGCAGTTGATGAAGTCCACGATGTCGGGGTGATCGATGTTCAGCATGACCATCTTGGCGGCGCGACGCGTCTTGCCGCCGGATTTGATCACGCCGGCGAAGGCATCGTATCCCTTCATGAAGGACACGGGGCCGGAAGCTTCGCCGCCGGTGCTGAGCTTCTCGCGCGAGGAACGCAAGGGCGAGAGGTTGGTGCCCGTGCCGCTGCCGTACTTGAACAGCAGGCCCTCGGTCTTGGCCAGGCCGAGTATGGACGCCATGCTGTCCTCGACCGAGTTGATGAAGCAGGCCGAGCACTGGGGCTTCTTCTCGACGCCGACGTTGAACCATACCGGCGAGTTGAACGCGGCGTGCTGGTGGACCAGCAGATAGGTCAACTCGGCGCGGAAGGTCTCGGCGTCCGCGGGGGACGCGAAGCAGCCGTCGGCGATGCCCCAGTCGGCGATGGTGTCGGCGACGCGGTGGACCAGCTGGCGCACGGACCGTTCCCGGTCGGGCGTGCCCAGTCCTCCCCTGAAATACTTCTGCACCACGACGTTGGTGGCCATCTGCGACCAGGACTTAGGCACTTCCACGTCCTTCTGCTCGAAGATGACCTCGCCTTCCTTGGTGACGATGGAAGCGTCGCGATGCTCCCACTTGATCTCGTCGAGGGGATTGATGCCGGGTGCCGTGCAGCGTCGCGCGAAACGCAGGCCGCGCCGCGAAGCCGCTGCGCGGACCTCTTCCCTGAAGTCTTCCCCGGCCTGCCCGGCGAGGGCGGTCAGATCCAGTTCGGGTGCCATGTCTGCAGCGGGTCGGGCATCCATACCCAGTTCAGTTCCCGCGGCTGCCTGCAGTCTCTTCTCCGTGCGATCCTTCATGGAGATCCTCTTTCCTGATGCGCTGTCCATTGCCTCTATGTTGCCCGTCTCGCCGGGTCGCGGATCACGTGCGCCGGATCCTCCGACGCGACAGCCGTGTGCCTCCACAACCCCTCTACGACTGGTTTTTCGAGCGTGCCGGGATGCCCGTTTTTGCAGATTCACACCATTGTGTCAAGCTTGGTCATCCGAGTGGCGGACCCCAATATCTTGTGGGGGGAGCCATAGATTAGGTACTACGGGTGGGATGACAAAGGAGAAATTCCGACCGGCCGGGGCGCGGAAAATACCCCCCTTCCGGACCCGTTTTCCGCGACGCTGCAAACGGCCCCGCCGGCTCCGTAATCGTGTCGCATGCGTCGCGAGGCGCACCGAAAAAAGAAAAGGAAAAAAGCGCCGCCGCGGACGGGCGAACCTTCCCGGAGGGTCGGGGTGTTTTTGAGAACACCCGCGTGACTCGTGTACCGCCATGAGGAAAAAACAGTTACACCGTGAAGACACGGCGGGACGAAATGACCCGCCCGCGAATCAACCGTGCAGGCGCCGCTCAGGCGTGATCGACGACGATGCCGGCGACGATTTCGCGGATCCGGTCGCGGCCGGCGGCAAAGGCCGCGTGGATCTTCTCGGGGCTGCCGGTGGCGGACATGGGGTCGGGGATCGGGCACTTGAGATGGCGCTCCGGGTGCGCCAGGACGGGCAGGAACAGTGTTGCCTGGCGGCTGAGCGTCACGATCAGGTCGAAATCGTCCAGGGCGAGTCCGTCCAGGCTCTTGGTGTGCTGGCCTTCCATCGAGATGCCGACCTCGGCCATGGCCGCGCGGGTCCGGTCGGTGATCGGGTAGGTGATCAGGCCGGCGCTGCTCGCTTCCCAGCCGTCGGGAAAAAGCGCACGCGCCCAGGCCTCGGCCATCTGGCTGCGGCACGAGTTCGCCGTACACATGAACAGGACCTTCATCGACGCTCCTCCGGGAAACCCAGGCGAGGCAGGCCGTCCTCGCGATCGCCCGCTCCGCCCAGTTCCACCGTCAGGACCGCTGCAAGAATCAGTCCCGCCCCGGGGATGGCCGCTCCGGTAAGGCGTTCCCCGATGGCCAGCCAGGAGAAGAAGGTGGCGAAGACCGGCTCCGCGGCGAAGATCAGGGCGGCCCGCGAGGGCGAAGTATAGCCCTGGTAGCGGTTCTGCAGGTAGAGGCCGGCCAGTGTGGACAGCAGCGTGGTCACGATCAGCGCGGTCAGCAACGTCCCGTTGGGCTCGAAGCGCATATCCTCGATCAGAACGGCCCACAGGCCGTTCAGGACGGTGCAGACGGCCAGGGTCCAGAACAGCAGGGGCAGGTACGAGGTGCGCACCAGGGCGAAGT encodes:
- a CDS encoding peptide MFS transporter, encoding MQTAKTQAGEKPKGHPTGLKALFFTEMWERLGFYLMLGILLLYITDSERGGLGFSTRTAAEIYGTYMAFVYFTPFLGGLIADRFLGFRRSVLIGGILMAAGYFSLGIRSLPTFYAGLTLLCLGNGFFKPNISAMVGNLYAPDDPRRDTGFNIFYMGINIGASLSALLSAPLRNLWSFNLAFTAAGVGLLIGTSILVINWKKLAKADRQTERSAEDISFKQVIMTIIVPAGICGVIGYFVGERVSFIRETIGSITFGFIVGMLPVMTYFGLIVKRANPEEKPGLAALIPVYVAGGAFFMVLHLSGGLMTVFAEHNTDRRAEWIPAATEFYAQKAMPSYYANAAPDLPRPDERVLITVDVTGEAMFGARIIGTNLLGVLAARPELQVFDTDTADIPEDQQFLVCKVYDDADVLISVGTDAHGVSTTTVKVNEGARQRDEVLLTRSVAGANVPVVLVSEETRAAVYANRDPNVATLAPGRWVRLVNAEMLTGLLNPVFVVVLTPLVVAFFGWRVARKRAISTARKIFLGMVITTVALLIMALGASLGQDGAAKTAMIWMVIYYLVITVGELCLSPMGLSLVTKLSPKRLVGLMMGGWFLATSVGNKLSGFISGLEPGTQVFVILAVAILGVAAFIFAMLPRLDAAIRKYGA
- a CDS encoding YbaK/EbsC family protein gives rise to the protein MACEKLLEYLDEHGIRYERINHPQAYSAQETADRARIPGREFAKTVMIKLDGRMAMAVLPAPEKVNFTLLQQAARAETISLATEPDFHEMFPDCDLGAMPPFGNVYDLDVYVSGSMSDAQRIAFPAGTHTELLRMSYADFERLVQPRTARFTFLQQAEMEAEA
- a CDS encoding vitamin B12-dependent ribonucleotide reductase; this translates as MKDRTEKRLQAAAGTELGMDARPAADMAPELDLTALAGQAGEDFREEVRAAASRRGLRFARRCTAPGINPLDEIKWEHRDASIVTKEGEVIFEQKDVEVPKSWSQMATNVVVQKYFRGGLGTPDRERSVRQLVHRVADTIADWGIADGCFASPADAETFRAELTYLLVHQHAAFNSPVWFNVGVEKKPQCSACFINSVEDSMASILGLAKTEGLLFKYGSGTGTNLSPLRSSREKLSTGGEASGPVSFMKGYDAFAGVIKSGGKTRRAAKMVMLNIDHPDIVDFINCKVREERKAWALIDAGYDGSFNGEAYGSVFFQNSNNSVRVTDEFMEAVVADGTWTTRAVTDGTPMDTYRARELLDMMAEGAHVCGDPGLQYDTTINDWHACPATDRIHGSNPCSEYMFLNDSACNLASLNLMKFRREDGEFDIEAFRHAVDVMLTAMEIVVDNSSYPREAIAENSRHYRPLGLGYANLGALLMSRGLPYDSDAGRNYAAAVTALMCGQAYLSSARMAEHFRPFAGYKPNRDAMLQVIQKHRSHINGINAHRVPEELLDAVKAVWSDAYTVGYDYGYRNAQVTVLAPTGTIGFMMDCDTTGIEPDMALIKYKNLVGGGMLKIVNNTVPEALTRLGYTEEERRRILAHLEEHETIEGAPGLKEDHEAVFDCAFKPIGGRRSIDHMGHIRMMAAVQPFLSGAISKTVNMSNETTPQEIAEAYIEAWQLGLKAIAVYRDGSKRTQPMNTSRDGAKQARKPAEDRQSPPSPQRVRLPDERAAITHKFSIAGHEGYLTIGLYPNGQPGEMFIAMAKEGSVVSGLMDSFATACSIMLQYGVPLEVLTSKFSHALFEPSGFTTNPEIPVAKSIMDYIFRWMKLKFGKSKVAEQHRPELDTGLHEDTPVTPDSSGRITMENNEKQVFRAQADAPPCPECGSMMVRSGNCYTCMVCAATSGCS
- a CDS encoding arsenate reductase ArsC, giving the protein MKVLFMCTANSCRSQMAEAWARALFPDGWEASSAGLITYPITDRTRAAMAEVGISMEGQHTKSLDGLALDDFDLIVTLSRQATLFLPVLAHPERHLKCPIPDPMSATGSPEKIHAAFAAGRDRIREIVAGIVVDHA